A single Carnobacterium alterfunditum DSM 5972 DNA region contains:
- a CDS encoding NTP transferase domain-containing protein, translating into MKVKEETPLKVENAVIMAAGLSSRFAPISYEYPKSLIKVKGQVLIERQILQLKEAGIDDITIVVGYKKELFYYLIDEFQVKLVENPDYASRNNHSTIYAVREKLGNTYICSADNYFTQNVFETYVNKAYYSSVYEEGKTNEWCIETDETGLITDLKIGGKDKWIMLGHVFFSRDFSKKFVKILEDVYENPETKNLLWESIYLDHINELDLYIREYSEEIIFEFDTLDELRTFDPHYIYSTGSIILKSICEQLNCKESDITRLSPIREDGETIGFDCFIKDTAYSYFYETKELLIYRS; encoded by the coding sequence ATGAAAGTAAAAGAAGAAACACCACTTAAAGTCGAGAATGCGGTCATTATGGCTGCAGGACTTTCTTCTCGATTCGCACCAATTTCTTACGAATATCCAAAGTCTTTAATAAAAGTTAAAGGCCAAGTTTTGATAGAACGACAGATTCTTCAATTAAAAGAAGCTGGAATCGATGATATCACGATTGTTGTTGGGTATAAAAAAGAACTATTTTATTATCTAATTGATGAATTTCAGGTGAAGTTAGTTGAAAACCCTGATTATGCTAGCCGTAACAATCATTCAACGATCTACGCTGTAAGAGAAAAACTTGGAAATACCTATATCTGTTCAGCAGATAACTACTTTACTCAAAATGTTTTTGAGACCTATGTCAATAAAGCCTATTATTCATCTGTTTATGAAGAAGGAAAAACGAATGAATGGTGTATCGAAACCGATGAAACTGGTCTAATAACGGATTTGAAAATAGGCGGAAAAGATAAGTGGATCATGTTAGGACATGTATTTTTTTCTCGTGATTTTTCAAAGAAATTTGTAAAGATTTTAGAAGATGTCTATGAAAATCCTGAAACAAAGAATCTTTTATGGGAAAGCATTTATTTAGATCATATTAACGAGTTAGATCTATATATTCGCGAATATTCTGAGGAAATCATATTTGAATTTGACACATTAGATGAGTTGAGAACATTTGATCCTCATTACATTTATTCTACAGGCTCAATAATTTTAAAGTCTATTTGCGAGCAGTTGAATTGTAAAGAAAGTGATATCACACGTCTCTCTCCAATAAGAGAGGATGGCGAAACGATCGGTTTTGATTGTTTTATAAAAGATACTGCTTATTCCTATTTCTATGAAACAAAAGAATTATTAATATACAGATCTTGA
- a CDS encoding glycosyltransferase family 4 protein, whose protein sequence is MSKEKTDESVVYALVDSCIECDRDVLTKETLENVLKYHIKQLDVFSIVIDYLYHFKVEGFEQAIYEWLKEDYPINIKIQLIDLLVELYSLENLNYENIENLLPFQANKKLFTDYMAILNKEQPIQHNGLTILQSMFYGDFENSGKGNNGGMAVFLKTLGNELSKSKEVSLVVTLTITNEWSHNQSLMNFYSDNHLFLRAPIYIDATNKDPFLKKEQFIKRAIDRFLIKLEIEPDIFHVRYLDNASRAVALLSKQLGKRLVFTLTPDPHRNMTNNDGTLKAFDANEYFQKLNKIKIGDELISESDQIVGIGDHTVGKELESYFPQLLKEDKKDALWMISEGIKAGGNPENTDEKLNSYKELKGINLKKEFFDRPIILNVGRLEQLKSQDELLKAWGNSSISDVYNLLLIGGDLENPSTDEMKMIHSFEEYLTEHPHLKDKFHHMGALSNEKIRMIEKKIMEHQENYPQIYLCSSKKEEFGIAILEALSQKFLVLGPERGGVKSYLENDINGFLIDTSNWQTISEETEIIIQRFTNNPIAFERIQDAGEKTVKDRFSMEEIAKEFLLFYLSLERGKVNEY, encoded by the coding sequence TTGTCTAAAGAAAAAACAGACGAATCAGTCGTTTACGCCTTAGTAGATAGTTGCATTGAATGCGATAGAGATGTATTGACTAAAGAAACGCTGGAAAACGTATTAAAATACCATATAAAGCAGTTGGATGTTTTCTCGATAGTGATAGACTATCTTTATCATTTTAAAGTAGAGGGATTCGAACAAGCGATATACGAGTGGCTGAAAGAAGATTATCCAATTAATATTAAGATACAGCTGATAGATTTATTGGTGGAACTTTATTCATTAGAAAATCTAAACTATGAAAATATTGAAAATTTGCTTCCTTTTCAAGCGAATAAAAAATTATTTACTGACTATATGGCAATTCTCAATAAGGAACAGCCTATTCAGCATAATGGGTTGACGATTTTACAATCAATGTTTTATGGCGATTTTGAAAACAGTGGAAAAGGCAACAATGGTGGAATGGCAGTATTTTTGAAGACGTTAGGAAATGAGTTGTCTAAGTCAAAAGAAGTTTCGTTAGTTGTGACATTAACGATCACAAATGAATGGTCACATAATCAATCACTTATGAATTTTTACTCTGATAACCATTTATTTCTGAGAGCTCCTATTTATATAGATGCAACAAATAAAGATCCTTTTTTAAAAAAGGAACAATTTATTAAAAGAGCTATCGATAGGTTCCTAATAAAATTAGAGATTGAACCAGATATTTTTCATGTTCGCTATTTAGATAATGCGTCTAGAGCAGTAGCACTTTTAAGTAAGCAATTAGGTAAGAGGCTAGTTTTTACCTTAACACCGGATCCACATCGTAATATGACCAATAATGATGGGACGTTAAAAGCTTTTGATGCGAATGAATATTTTCAAAAACTGAATAAAATAAAGATAGGCGACGAATTAATTTCTGAAAGTGATCAAATAGTTGGAATAGGTGATCATACGGTAGGAAAAGAACTAGAATCCTATTTTCCACAATTACTCAAAGAAGATAAAAAAGATGCATTGTGGATGATCAGTGAAGGAATAAAAGCAGGTGGAAATCCAGAAAATACTGATGAGAAATTAAATAGCTACAAAGAATTAAAGGGAATTAATTTAAAAAAAGAATTCTTTGACAGACCAATCATTTTAAATGTAGGTAGATTAGAGCAACTAAAATCTCAAGATGAGTTGTTAAAAGCATGGGGGAATTCGAGTATTTCGGATGTGTATAATTTATTGTTGATTGGTGGAGATTTAGAAAATCCTAGTACTGACGAAATGAAAATGATTCATTCTTTTGAAGAATACCTCACTGAACACCCGCATCTAAAAGATAAATTCCATCATATGGGTGCTTTGTCAAATGAAAAAATAAGAATGATTGAAAAGAAAATTATGGAGCATCAAGAAAACTATCCGCAAATTTATCTTTGTTCAAGCAAAAAAGAAGAATTTGGAATAGCTATTTTAGAAGCCTTATCACAGAAGTTCTTAGTATTGGGACCTGAAAGAGGAGGCGTAAAAAGTTATTTGGAAAATGATATCAATGGGTTTTTAATTGATACATCCAATTGGCAGACCATTTCTGAAGAAACAGAAATAATTATCCAGCGATTTACAAATAATCCGATAGCTTTTGAGAGGATACAAGATGCTGGAGAAAAAACAGTTAAAGACCGTTTTTCTATGGAAGAAATAGCTAAAGAGTTTTTATTGTTTTATTTATCTTTAGAAAGGGGAAAAGTGAATGAATACTAA
- a CDS encoding uracil-xanthine permease family protein, producing the protein MNFLSSIKRNEPVNRSKYDVDGIPPLREAVPLGLQHIFAMFLGNIAVPIIVAKVVGISGRDLTVLVQSAMVMAGVATLIQCYPIWKVGAKLPVVMGSSFGFLPTNISIASGYGISGLLGATFVGGLFCAGLGFILQPLRRFFPKVVTGTVVLTIGLSLLPTGIQAMAGGNGSETFGSMKNWLVSLFVMFLVLLLNQFGKGMAKTSSILIAIVIGYIVAVALNMVEFGPIREATWFSLPQPFYFPLTFQWGAIAPMLIMFVVTAVETVGDVTAITMGGSDREPTDKELSGSIIANGVTSALAAMFNSLPNTSFSQNVGMISFTKMMSRYIVAVGSVFLIAAGLVPKFGAMISTLPQAVIGGASIIIFSQITLTGIGILTAEPLTDRSKVIIGLSLVFGLGLTQVPEAMAGLPNFLADLFGGSAIVIACLVALVLNIIMPAEPMTKAEV; encoded by the coding sequence ATGAACTTTCTTTCTTCGATAAAGAGAAATGAACCCGTTAATAGAAGCAAGTATGATGTAGATGGTATTCCCCCTTTAAGAGAAGCTGTTCCGTTAGGGTTGCAACATATCTTCGCCATGTTTTTAGGCAATATAGCTGTTCCGATAATCGTAGCAAAAGTAGTTGGGATCTCAGGTAGAGACTTGACCGTGCTAGTCCAAAGTGCAATGGTTATGGCTGGAGTAGCGACATTAATACAATGTTACCCAATCTGGAAAGTAGGAGCTAAGCTTCCTGTTGTAATGGGAAGCAGTTTTGGCTTTTTGCCAACGAATATTTCAATCGCTAGTGGATACGGTATCTCTGGGTTATTAGGAGCTACATTCGTTGGCGGGCTCTTTTGTGCCGGATTAGGATTTATTTTACAACCCTTGAGACGTTTTTTTCCAAAAGTGGTTACGGGAACAGTCGTGTTGACGATTGGTTTATCCTTACTTCCAACAGGTATTCAGGCTATGGCCGGTGGGAATGGGTCTGAAACATTTGGCTCAATGAAAAATTGGTTGGTTTCTTTGTTTGTCATGTTTTTAGTTTTACTTCTAAATCAATTCGGTAAAGGTATGGCTAAAACATCATCGATTTTAATTGCTATTGTTATAGGATATATCGTGGCGGTTGCACTTAACATGGTAGAATTTGGCCCAATAAGAGAAGCAACTTGGTTTTCATTGCCTCAACCTTTTTATTTTCCGTTGACGTTTCAATGGGGTGCCATCGCACCTATGTTGATTATGTTTGTTGTTACAGCAGTAGAAACAGTTGGAGATGTTACCGCAATAACGATGGGTGGATCAGATAGAGAGCCAACAGATAAAGAACTATCTGGATCTATCATAGCAAATGGAGTGACTTCTGCTTTAGCAGCTATGTTTAATTCTTTACCGAACACCTCTTTTAGTCAAAATGTAGGGATGATTTCTTTTACTAAGATGATGAGTCGTTATATTGTAGCGGTTGGATCAGTCTTTTTAATAGCTGCTGGGTTAGTGCCTAAATTTGGAGCGATGATTTCTACTTTACCTCAAGCAGTTATTGGTGGAGCTTCTATTATCATCTTTTCTCAAATTACTCTAACAGGAATTGGTATATTAACGGCAGAGCCTTTAACTGATCGTTCAAAAGTGATTATTGGTCTTTCTTTAGTATTTGGATTAGGATTGACCCAAGTTCCTGAAGCAATGGCAGGTTTACCAAATTTCTTAGCAGATTTATTTGGGGGATCGGCAATTGTGATAGCTTGTTTAGTGGCATTGGTCTTGAATATTATTATGCCTGCAGAACCTATGACAAAGGCTGAAGTTTAA
- a CDS encoding choline/ethanolamine kinase family protein — MGNQDGALKEKVLKSEVVSVITKVMAIEPEEIKNITYLKKGMTNDSFKFEVKDKSYIIRVPGAGTDKLINRSNEYNVYGVLKGKKISDNIIYISNDSGIKITEFWETARVSDPFDKQDVERCMDKLREFHNSDLKVSHFFDPFKEIKFYESLWKGEPSMFEDYVKVKERVMSLEKLIDQLSKELVLAHIDSVSDNFLFVEDEVFVIDWEYAAMQDPHFDVAMFAIYSLYSREQTDFLIDRYFSGNCTTETRMKIYSYMAVGGLLWSNWCEYKSALGVDFGEYALKQYEFAKDYYAIVVNEFLPKANAKLK; from the coding sequence ATGGGAAATCAAGATGGAGCATTAAAGGAGAAAGTTTTAAAATCAGAAGTTGTGTCAGTTATTACTAAAGTAATGGCTATTGAACCTGAAGAAATAAAGAATATTACGTACCTAAAAAAAGGGATGACAAATGATTCGTTTAAATTTGAAGTCAAAGATAAGAGCTATATTATTCGAGTTCCAGGTGCAGGTACGGATAAACTAATCAATCGATCAAATGAATACAATGTGTATGGAGTGTTAAAAGGAAAAAAGATAAGCGACAACATTATTTATATCTCGAATGATAGCGGTATCAAAATAACGGAGTTCTGGGAAACAGCAAGAGTGAGCGATCCTTTTGATAAACAGGATGTAGAACGTTGTATGGATAAATTAAGAGAATTTCACAACAGCGACTTAAAAGTTTCTCATTTTTTTGATCCTTTTAAAGAAATCAAATTTTACGAAAGTTTATGGAAGGGCGAACCATCGATGTTTGAAGACTACGTCAAAGTGAAAGAACGAGTTATGTCTTTGGAGAAACTAATCGATCAATTGTCTAAAGAACTTGTCTTAGCTCATATAGATTCTGTTTCAGATAATTTTTTATTTGTAGAGGATGAGGTATTCGTCATTGATTGGGAATACGCTGCTATGCAAGATCCACACTTCGATGTAGCTATGTTTGCTATTTATTCACTATACAGCAGAGAACAAACTGATTTTTTAATTGATCGTTATTTTTCTGGCAACTGTACAACTGAAACAAGAATGAAAATTTATAGTTATATGGCAGTAGGCGGATTGCTTTGGAGTAACTGGTGTGAGTATAAGAGTGCATTAGGAGTAGATTTTGGGGAATATGCTTTAAAACAATATGAATTTGCTAAAGATTATTACGCCATTGTTGTAAATGAATTTTTACCAAAGGCAAATGCTAAATTAAAATAA
- a CDS encoding chromate transporter — MKKDATFYWTLFLSTFTLSTFTFGGGYVIVPLMQKRFVNELKWIDEEEMLDLVAIAQSAPGPIAVNASIIIGYRMAGIRGALLSVLGTSLPPLIIITIVSYFYLAFRDNPIVNAVLFGMQAGVAAVIANVVITMVSGITKDKKILPIVVMVLSFLAAAFTSINIVVILFICGAIGAYTTYKESQKTKGGLK, encoded by the coding sequence TTGAAAAAAGATGCAACCTTTTATTGGACCTTATTTTTATCCACTTTTACCTTGAGTACCTTTACTTTTGGTGGAGGGTACGTGATCGTTCCACTAATGCAAAAACGTTTTGTAAATGAATTGAAATGGATCGACGAAGAGGAAATGCTTGATTTAGTTGCCATTGCTCAATCAGCTCCAGGCCCTATTGCTGTTAACGCTTCTATTATCATAGGGTATCGGATGGCTGGCATTCGCGGAGCTCTTTTATCTGTACTCGGCACTTCTTTACCTCCATTGATCATTATCACCATTGTTTCCTATTTTTATTTGGCTTTTCGCGATAATCCAATTGTGAATGCTGTATTATTTGGTATGCAGGCTGGTGTCGCTGCTGTTATTGCAAATGTTGTCATCACTATGGTGAGTGGCATAACAAAAGACAAGAAGATTTTACCAATTGTCGTTATGGTGCTTTCTTTCTTAGCAGCCGCTTTTACTTCGATCAACATTGTCGTCATTTTGTTTATTTGTGGAGCAATAGGGGCTTATACGACCTATAAAGAATCACAAAAAACCAAAGGAGGACTAAAATAA
- a CDS encoding glycosyltransferase: MNTNHIFFISPPFYSHFTPLLVLAKSFKKLGKDVTFGCSSEFRVQVEQANLSFYEIDISKNKNVGKAEITNHPDSEKDRLDDFFESTRKGAIETLITQSKHREKDMLYKPEELILKIKKIADSLEIDLYVVDILSYGVTLGLYSLDLPFVTFCPPHPRTIPMRNEHYGVPKNWPSAIPVDQKQLEELKQVSKKTQNEFTTIFNTMIEESSSNRKQIENAFSLVSDRAILYNYFDFDSIEDAEQLPNKIFMGNCFEEESLDEEWLNKIKGKKNIILITLGTFLSNRVDVLEKLIIGSNKANQDSLLIVSAGSNAEKLNEYRSDFVIIEEFIPQKALMPYMDNVIFHGGCNTFTEALYYGKPMIILPFSSDQFNIAYDCEKRQLAEILDPNTFTEEKLLAALLKINKQDNKEIAYWSKISKDRGPDFAVNNY, translated from the coding sequence ATGAATACTAACCATATATTTTTTATAAGTCCTCCGTTTTATTCTCATTTTACTCCACTATTAGTTCTTGCGAAGAGTTTTAAAAAACTTGGAAAAGATGTGACGTTTGGATGCAGCAGTGAGTTTAGAGTTCAAGTCGAACAAGCAAATTTATCTTTCTACGAGATAGATATCAGTAAAAATAAAAATGTTGGCAAAGCTGAGATCACGAACCATCCTGATTCAGAAAAAGACAGATTAGATGATTTTTTTGAATCAACAAGAAAAGGAGCTATCGAAACGCTCATTACACAGTCTAAGCACAGAGAAAAAGATATGCTTTATAAACCAGAAGAACTCATTTTGAAAATCAAAAAAATAGCTGACTCTTTAGAAATAGATTTATATGTGGTGGATATTTTATCCTATGGTGTCACTTTAGGATTGTATTCTTTAGACCTTCCTTTTGTAACGTTTTGCCCACCTCATCCACGAACGATCCCAATGAGGAATGAGCATTATGGTGTTCCTAAAAATTGGCCTTCTGCAATACCTGTGGATCAAAAACAGTTAGAAGAATTAAAACAAGTTTCGAAAAAAACGCAAAATGAATTTACAACAATTTTTAATACGATGATAGAAGAAAGTTCGAGCAATCGCAAACAAATAGAAAATGCTTTTAGTTTAGTTTCAGATAGAGCGATCCTTTATAATTATTTTGATTTTGATTCTATTGAAGATGCTGAGCAATTGCCCAATAAAATCTTTATGGGTAATTGTTTTGAAGAAGAGTCATTAGATGAAGAGTGGTTAAACAAAATAAAAGGTAAAAAGAATATAATATTAATAACTCTAGGAACATTCTTATCTAATCGAGTAGATGTACTTGAAAAGCTTATAATAGGCTCAAACAAAGCAAATCAAGATTCCCTTTTGATTGTTTCAGCAGGAAGCAACGCTGAAAAATTAAACGAATATCGCTCTGATTTTGTTATTATCGAAGAATTCATTCCACAAAAAGCTCTAATGCCTTATATGGATAACGTTATTTTTCACGGAGGTTGCAATACCTTTACAGAGGCATTGTATTATGGCAAACCAATGATTATTTTACCTTTTTCAAGCGATCAATTTAATATTGCCTATGATTGTGAAAAAAGACAGTTAGCTGAAATACTTGATCCGAACACGTTCACAGAAGAAAAATTGTTGGCAGCTCTTTTAAAAATAAACAAGCAAGATAATAAAGAGATAGCGTATTGGAGCAAAATATCTAAAGATAGAGGGCCTGATTTTGCGGTCAACAATTATTAG
- a CDS encoding DMT family transporter, which produces MTYGLLAGFFWGLDTVILGIALVMSPFLSTEQAILLAPFISTFIHDFCSSLWMLCYMGIKKESKKILAALKTRSGKVIVLAALMGGPIGMTGYVLSISYIGAAYTAIISALFPGVGALLSYIFLKEKMRGYQIAGLTASILGVIALGYSPGGNESTNMLLGFLFALMCVIGWSSEAVIIAYGLKTQEISDRLALQIRQLTSAIFYGAIIIPVIGGWSFTLSILSTKTAAIILLAALFGTTSYLFYYKAINKIGASKAMALNITYSAWSIVFGAIILNEEVSLRSIIFALIIVGGSVTAATDLEEIVKFKKKAII; this is translated from the coding sequence ATGACATATGGTTTATTAGCAGGTTTTTTTTGGGGGTTAGACACAGTTATATTGGGGATTGCCTTAGTTATGTCACCATTTTTATCAACTGAACAAGCGATTTTGTTAGCTCCGTTCATCAGCACATTTATCCACGATTTTTGCTCGTCACTATGGATGTTGTGCTATATGGGTATCAAAAAGGAATCAAAAAAAATACTAGCTGCTCTAAAAACTAGAAGTGGAAAAGTAATTGTTCTGGCAGCTTTAATGGGTGGTCCAATCGGGATGACGGGTTATGTTCTATCGATAAGTTATATCGGAGCAGCATACACAGCAATCATTTCGGCTTTGTTTCCAGGAGTTGGTGCACTCTTATCTTATATCTTTCTAAAAGAAAAAATGAGAGGTTATCAGATAGCTGGATTAACCGCTAGTATTTTGGGTGTTATTGCTTTAGGCTATTCACCAGGTGGCAACGAATCAACGAATATGCTTTTAGGATTCTTGTTCGCACTTATGTGTGTTATTGGATGGTCGTCGGAAGCTGTTATCATCGCTTATGGATTAAAGACGCAAGAAATTAGTGATAGATTAGCTCTTCAGATAAGACAGCTGACATCGGCAATCTTTTATGGAGCAATTATTATACCAGTTATCGGAGGTTGGTCATTCACCTTATCTATACTATCAACAAAAACAGCGGCCATTATTTTGTTGGCTGCATTATTTGGAACTACCTCGTATCTATTCTATTATAAAGCCATTAATAAAATTGGTGCTTCTAAAGCAATGGCTTTGAATATAACGTATTCTGCCTGGTCAATTGTTTTTGGAGCAATCATCTTGAATGAAGAAGTATCTCTAAGAAGTATTATTTTTGCATTGATCATTGTAGGTGGATCAGTTACTGCAGCAACTGATTTGGAAGAAATAGTTAAGTTTAAGAAAAAAGCTATTATCTAA
- a CDS encoding LicD family protein → MQKNELKFPGLNVSIKEAQNVQLEILLEFDRLCKKNKIQYQLFSGTLIGAIRHNGFIPWDDDIDVCMLREEYDRFLEASKKDLNESYFLQNYHTDKNFQSQYSKIKKNNTRYIEDLVQDVDMHQGIFIDVFPYDHVRPQTLKGRAQRIAIDQLKIMNYCRVMRVNDSEEKKGLRLTKKATYYLLKAIPKNKMDRLITKLVRAFNHKDEKYVGELSISTGKRMYDSFVIKKEFFYDSIDWDFEGHKFPIPRAYDEILTKNYGNYMEMPSLKEQEPHHGIIEINFNTKE, encoded by the coding sequence ATGCAAAAAAATGAACTCAAATTCCCCGGGCTAAATGTCAGCATTAAAGAGGCGCAAAACGTGCAGTTAGAAATCCTATTAGAGTTTGATCGATTATGCAAAAAAAATAAAATCCAGTACCAGCTATTCTCAGGAACATTAATTGGAGCAATCAGACATAACGGCTTTATTCCTTGGGACGACGATATTGATGTTTGCATGTTAAGAGAAGAGTACGATCGATTTTTAGAAGCCAGTAAAAAAGATTTAAATGAAAGCTATTTCTTACAAAATTACCATACAGATAAAAATTTCCAATCACAGTATTCAAAAATCAAAAAGAATAATACACGCTATATTGAAGATCTCGTTCAAGATGTGGATATGCACCAAGGGATTTTTATAGATGTATTTCCCTATGATCATGTAAGGCCTCAGACATTAAAAGGCAGAGCTCAAAGAATTGCGATAGATCAATTAAAAATAATGAATTATTGTAGAGTTATGAGGGTGAATGATAGTGAAGAGAAGAAAGGTTTAAGATTAACTAAAAAAGCTACATATTATTTATTAAAAGCTATTCCTAAAAATAAAATGGATCGTCTTATTACAAAACTTGTCCGTGCATTTAACCATAAAGATGAAAAATATGTAGGGGAATTAAGTATTTCAACGGGCAAACGGATGTATGATTCATTTGTCATAAAAAAAGAGTTTTTTTATGATTCAATTGATTGGGATTTCGAGGGACACAAATTTCCTATACCGCGAGCATACGATGAAATTTTAACAAAAAATTATGGCAATTATATGGAAATGCCGTCTTTAAAGGAACAAGAGCCCCATCACGGGATTATTGAAATCAATTTCAATACAAAAGAATAA
- a CDS encoding nucleoside deaminase, producing MDKFMDRAVKLAVENVRDGGTPFGAVLVKNGEIISEGVNELHHIYDSSGHAEMLAIRKAQEELKTLDLSDYTMYASGEPCPMCLSVMYLSGIKQGYYCESVEAAAEIGLGASKVIYEDFKKNKAERKLSMKQMPLEPGQENPMEIWAEKNTK from the coding sequence ATGGATAAATTTATGGATAGAGCAGTTAAACTTGCGGTAGAAAATGTTCGCGATGGCGGGACACCTTTTGGAGCAGTACTTGTTAAAAACGGAGAAATAATTTCTGAAGGAGTCAATGAATTGCACCACATATATGATAGTAGTGGACACGCAGAAATGTTGGCGATACGTAAAGCACAAGAAGAGCTTAAGACCCTTGACCTATCGGATTACACCATGTATGCCAGTGGCGAACCATGTCCGATGTGCTTATCTGTTATGTACTTATCTGGAATAAAACAAGGCTACTATTGTGAATCAGTTGAAGCAGCAGCAGAAATTGGATTAGGTGCTTCTAAAGTTATTTATGAAGATTTTAAAAAAAACAAAGCAGAACGCAAACTTTCCATGAAGCAAATGCCGTTAGAACCAGGACAAGAAAATCCAATGGAGATATGGGCAGAAAAAAATACCAAATAA
- the gorA gene encoding glutathione-disulfide reductase, with product MIEKYDYIAIGGGSGGIASINRAGMHGAKGALIESNVIGGTCVNVGCVPKKIMWHGAQMMDEMNLYASDYGIDIPSKNLNFSKLVENREAFIERLHGSYENGLASNDVDLINGYAKFIDNKTVEVNGKQYTADHILIATGGQSEFPTIPGAEYGIDSDGFFELTELPKRTAIVGAGYIAVELAGVLHGLGSDTHLFVRQHAPLRNFDSIIVEGLLETMEREGATLHTYATPEKVEKNDDGSLTLYLEDGTTHETDTLIWAIGRKPNTENLNLESTDVSVNDGGYIIVDEFQNSTAKGIYAIGDVTGRVELTPVAIAAGRRLSERLFNHKPLEHLNYDNIPTVVFTHPPIGTVGMTEEQAIDKFGEIQIKTYETRFTAMHSSITKNRQKTYMKLVCCGPEERVVGLHGMGTGMDEMLQGFAVAIKMGATKADFDNTVAIHPTGAEEFVTMT from the coding sequence ATGATCGAGAAGTATGATTATATTGCTATCGGTGGCGGAAGTGGCGGAATAGCTTCTATCAATCGTGCAGGAATGCATGGGGCTAAAGGCGCACTAATAGAAAGCAATGTTATCGGTGGAACATGTGTCAATGTAGGATGTGTACCTAAAAAAATTATGTGGCACGGAGCACAAATGATGGATGAGATGAATTTATATGCTTCCGATTATGGGATCGATATACCTTCGAAAAATTTGAATTTTTCCAAGTTAGTTGAAAATAGAGAAGCTTTTATTGAACGATTACACGGTAGTTATGAGAATGGGTTAGCTAGTAATGATGTTGATTTAATAAACGGCTATGCGAAGTTTATTGATAATAAAACCGTTGAAGTAAATGGAAAACAATATACGGCAGACCACATTCTTATTGCGACAGGTGGACAATCAGAATTTCCAACTATTCCAGGAGCTGAATATGGTATAGATTCGGATGGCTTTTTTGAACTAACAGAATTGCCAAAACGAACAGCAATCGTAGGAGCAGGTTACATCGCAGTAGAATTAGCAGGTGTATTGCATGGATTAGGATCTGATACACATTTATTTGTTCGCCAGCACGCACCATTAAGAAATTTTGATTCGATTATAGTTGAGGGATTACTGGAAACAATGGAACGAGAAGGGGCTACTCTTCATACGTATGCGACTCCTGAAAAAGTAGAAAAGAATGATGATGGCAGCCTGACTCTTTATTTAGAAGATGGAACAACTCATGAAACTGACACGCTTATCTGGGCAATCGGTCGCAAGCCAAATACAGAAAATTTAAATTTAGAATCGACGGATGTTAGCGTTAATGATGGTGGATATATTATTGTGGATGAATTTCAAAATTCAACGGCAAAAGGGATATATGCAATCGGAGATGTAACCGGCCGTGTTGAACTAACACCAGTTGCTATTGCAGCAGGAAGACGTCTTTCTGAGCGATTGTTTAATCATAAACCATTAGAGCATTTAAATTATGATAATATACCAACAGTTGTTTTTACCCACCCACCAATCGGGACAGTAGGTATGACAGAAGAACAAGCAATTGATAAGTTCGGTGAAATACAAATAAAAACATATGAGACAAGATTTACCGCTATGCACAGTTCAATTACAAAAAACAGACAAAAGACTTATATGAAACTAGTTTGCTGTGGACCGGAAGAAAGAGTTGTCGGCCTCCATGGAATGGGAACAGGAATGGATGAAATGCTTCAAGGTTTCGCTGTAGCCATTAAGATGGGTGCGACTAAAGCAGATTTTGATAACACGGTGGCTATCCATCCTACTGGAGCTGAAGAATTCGTTACAATGACTTAG